CGAACTCGGAAGTGAAACGCACACGCGCCGATGGTAGTGTGGCTTAAGCCATGCAAGAGTAGGTCATCGCTGGGCATTTACACCAAACGCCGGATCCCGCAAGGGTCCGGCGTTTTTCTTTGTGCGCCTAAACGAGGTTGCGCACCAAACGCGTACGGAACTCAGGCGGAACTCGGGCGGGACGCGCGCGCGGGGTTACGCCACCGCCAGTGCCGCCTGCACCAGCAGGGTGATCACGCACGCCAGGCCGACAAACCAGACGATGCTGCGCGGCGTCGCCCGGTCGGCAAGGTAGAACACGCCATGCAGCAGCCGGGCAAGGACGAACGCCAGTGCGAGCAAGGCGATCCTGCCGTGGTCGACGCCGGCCAGTTGGGCTAGCACCACTGCGGCAGCAAATGCGGGGAAGGCTTCGAAGGCGTTCAATTGAGCGGCGTTCGCGCGAGCCGTGCGGCGGCTTTTCTGACGGGCCAGCCAGGCGCGCGGATCATTGTTGTCGAAGCGCTCGCCTCCGGACAGTTTCGCAACCACCGTCCAGACGTAGGGAAGCAGCGCGGCGGCGAGCACGCACCAGTAAGCGGTTGCCAGGGTCATCAGGATCACCTCAGTCGTGGGGGAAGGGTTGTGGAGACAGCGCGGATTTTTTATTGACGATCACAAGCGAAGACGGCACCCGAAATGGTGCCGTCGATGCGGATCAAGGCAACCGTGGCGGACCACGGTGCCGATGAAGCGTCCGGTATTCGGCGCAGGGAGGGGCCACCGACGGGTCTACTGGGCTGAGGTTTTCATCAGCGAATCGCGCGCAGCCCGGAACGCGTTGCCTTCGTACCAGTTGGGCCATTGATCGTTGTCGGCCAGGTCGCGCCCAACGCCATACAGCGCCTCGAGATCCTGGACGACGCCATCGAGGTTCCAGTCCGGGTCGAACTCGTCGGCAGGCTGGTGGTAGCGGTTGCGGCCGTAATCCTCGGCCGCGGCCTTGCCTGCTGACACGCCACCATCGACCAGATCGTCTCCGCCGCTGGCATACAGGGCAGGCACGCCGGCCTTGGCGAAGTTGAAGTGATCGGAGCGGAAGTAGAAGCCGCTCTCCGGCGTCGCCTCGGCGTTCAATGTCCGGCCCTGGGCCTCGGCGTGCCGGGCCAGGATGTCCTCCAACTCGGAACTGCCCTTGCCGACCACCGTCATGTCGCGGGAGGGCCCTGCCACCGACATCGCGTCGATGTTGATCACCGCCACGGTCTTGTCCAGCGGAATGCTCGGATGGGCGACGTAGTACTTGGAGCCCAGCAGACCGGACTCTTCCAGCGTGACGGCCAGGAACAACACGGAGCGTTGCGGGGCCGGCGTCTGGGCGACAAACGCCTGGGCAACGCCCAGGATCCCGGCAACGCCGGTGGCGTTGTCGATCGCTCCGTTGTAGATGGTGTCCTCGGCCGGATCGGTATCGGCTTCGCGGTGATCACCCAGGTGGTCCCAGTGCGCCATGTAGACGATGGCCTCGTCGGGCCGGCTGCTGCCGGGGAGCAGCGCCATGACGTTCGTCGACGATTTCCTGGTCACCGTGCTGGTGAGGTCCACCGACATCGATGCGTCCAGTGGGATCGCCTGGAAACCCGTCTTGTTTGCCGCGGTGTAGAGCTCGTCCAGATGGTGGCCGGTGTCGGCCAACAGGCTGCGCGCGACATCCGCGGTGATCCAGCCCTGTGCCGGCAGGCGCGGCTCTGGGTCGTCCGCCGGTGCCAGGTCGAACTGCGCGCCCGACCACGAATTCTTGACCACGTCCCAGCCATAGGAGGCGCCATCGGTATCGTGGATGATCAGCGCTGCCGACGCACCCTGCCGCGCGGCCTCCTCGAACTTGTAGGTCCAGCGGCCGTAGTAGGTCATCCGTTTGCCTTCGAACAGCTGCGGATCGTCGGTGTGGAATCCGGGATCATTGATGAACATGACCACGGTCTTGCCCTTCACGTCGACGCCGGCGTAATCGTTCCAGCCCAGCTCCGGCGCGTTGACGCCGTAACCGACAAACACCATGTCGCTGTCGTTGATGTCCACCCGGGTCTGGCCGCTGCGCGTGCCGATCACCATGTCGCTGCCGAACGCCAGCTCGCGCGGTTTCCCGGCGACCTTCAGTTTCAGTTTCGTGGATTCGTCGGCGGTGGTCTCCACCATCGGCACTTCCTGGAAGTAGCTCTCGCCATTGCCGGGCTTCAGGCCCAACTCGCGGAACTGCGCTTCCAGCCAGGCGACGGTCTTCTCCTCGCCGGCGCTGCCGGGCGCGCGGCCGCCGAATTCATCCGATGACAACACCTTGACGCGCTCGGCGAAGTCGGCGGCCGAGATGGCGCCGGCATCGGACTGGGTGGCCGCTTGCTCCGCAGCGGCGGGAGTTGGCGTGTCTTCGACTTTGTTGCACGCCGCCAGGACCAGCGCGGCGGCGACCAGCGACATCGCTGGCAGGAGGGGGATACGGGACATGCGAGCTCCGGGGCGGTCGGGACACCCGATACTATCAGCCCGGTTCCGGTCGAAAATGGCGCGTCGATCAGGCCGGAGGTGGCCGCGCCGATCAGTCCTGCGGCGGTGCCTTGTCTCCGGACCAGGTCTTCGCGGTGGCGCCGGTCACCTTGCCGATGCGCGCGCTCTGGTGCACGTAGAGGTCCACGTCGCGCTCAAACACCATGTCGCCGTCCACCTGCGCGCCCGGCCCGACGACGACCCGCGGCAGCTTCTTGCCCAGGCTGAGCCACTGGAAGCCCGGCTTGTCGTAGTGGATCCCGCCGAGCACATGCGAGTTCGCACCCACCGTGAGGTCGCCGTTGACCATCTCGATGTCGCCCTCGACGCGCGTGCCGACCAGCCCGATCGCGCCGTTGACCGTGCTCAGGTCGCCGGCCACGTTGCTGCCGCGATCGATGAAGATCTGCCCGTTGACGGTGGAGACCTCCCCCGTGCGGACGTTGCGACCCGCGCGGACGGAGCCGTTGACTGTGGAAAGCTCGCCTGCGCGTACCGCGTCGGCGAGCTTGATGCTGCCGTTGACGGTCGACACGGCACCGGCCTGGGCATTGGTATCGATCGCGATGCTGCCGTTGACCGTGTCGACGTCGCCCACGCGCGCATCCGCCGCGACATCGACACTGCCGGTCACCTTGCTGATGTCGTCCTGTGCAGCGATCGCCGGAAGCGGCAAGCCACCACCGATGGCGATGCCGGCGGCGAGGGAGACGAGGATCATCAACTGGCGAGATTGCATGGCGGCTTTTCCGATGAGGTGTGTGGGTTCTGGCAAAAGATGGAGTTCCGCGGGCCCGCAAACGGCCCCGCAGGACGGCACTACTGCAAACCAACGCCAGCGCCGAGTCGGGTCGGCCATCGCGGCGCGGCCCCTTCGCTACAATCGCGTACTGCCCATCGTAACCGGATCGAACCCGTGCCCGTAACCGCCCCCGATGCACTCCGCCCCGTCGTCCTGCTGATCCTGGATGGCTGGGGCCACCGCGAGGAGCGCGAAGACAATGCGTTGGCCCAGGCGCACCTCCCCCACTGGCATGCGCTGCTGGCGAGCAGCCCGCACACGCTGATCCATACCGAGGGCCGGCATGTCGGCCTGCCGGACGGGCAGATGGGCAACTCGGAGGTCGGGCACATGAACCTGGGCGCCGGCCGGGTGGTGTACCAGGACCTGACCCGGATTGATGCGGCGATCGGGGAAGGCAGCTTTTTCCGCAACGCCGAGCTGCTGGCCGCCTGCACCGCGGCGCGCGACAATGCGGCGACGCTGCACCTGCTGGGCCTGCTCTCGCCGGGCGGCGTCCACAGCCACGAGGATCACCTGTTTGCCATGATCGACCTGGCCCGTCGCGAAGGTGTCGATCGGGTCGCGGTGCACGCCTTCCTCGACGGACGCGACATGCCGCCGCGCTCTGCCGCGCCGAGTCTCTCCCGGCTGCAAAGCGCCTGCGAGCACGCGGGCAACGCACGCATCGCCACGGTCTCGGGCCGCTACTACGCGATGGACCGGGATCGCCGCTGGGACCGCATGCGCAAGGCATGGGACGCAATCGTCGAAGGTCACGCGACCCAGCATGCCGACGACGCCGAAGCGGCGCTCGTCGCAGCCTACGCGCGCGGCGAGAACGACGAATTTGTCGAGCCGACCGTCATCGGCGCGCCGTCGCCGATCGTGGACGGCGATGCGGTGGTGTTCATGAACTTCCGCGCCGACCGCGCGCGCCAGCTCACGGCGGCATTCGTCGACCCCGATTTCGACGGCTTCCCGGCGCGCCGACCGGCGTTGTCGCGTTTCGTCTGCCTGACCGAGTACGACGCCAATTTGCCGGCGCAGGTGGCCTTCGGGGCGGAGGACCTGCACAACACGCTGGGCGAGGTGCTCGCCCACAACGGCCTGCGCCAGTTGCGGATCGCCGAGACCGAGAAGTACGCGCACGTCACCTTCTTCTTCAGCGGCGGCCGCGAGGCACCCTACGTGGGCGAAAGCCGCATCCTGATCCCCAGCCCGGACGTGGCCACCTACGACCTGCAGCCGGAGATGAGTTGCCCCGAGGTGACCCGCGAATTGGTTGCCGCGATTCGTTCCGGCGAGATCGACGTGGCCATCTGCAATATCGCCAACCCGGACATGGTCGGCCACAGCGGCAACCTGGAGGCGGCGATCAAGGCGGTGGAGGCGGTGGACGTGGCGATCGGTGCGATCGTGGCGGCGGTGCGCGAGGTCGGCGGGGCACTCTTGGTGACGGCCGATCACGGCAACGTGGAGATGATGCGCGACGCGGCCACCGGTCAGCCGCACACCTCGCACACCGTCGGGCCGGTTCCGCTGGTGTATGTCGGACCGCGACCCGCGGGGTTGCGCCCCGGCGGCTCCCTGCGCGACATCGCTCCGACCCTGCTCGACCTGCTGGGCCTGCCACGGCCGGCGGAGATGACCGGTCGCAGCCTGCTGACGGACGGGCGCGCGGACTGATGCGCAACGCGTGCGCCAGCGCCACCTTCGCACTGGCATTGGCGCTGCTGTGCCTGCTGCGGGCGCCGGCGCATGCGCAGGACCGCAACGATGCCGAGCGCAAGCTGCAATCGGCGAAGAAGGAGCTGAAGGCGGTCGCCAGCGAACGCCGGGAAGTCGAAGCCCGGCGGGGCGCCGCGACGCGCGAGCTGCGCCAGGCCGATGAGCGGGTCGCAGCCGCCAACCGGCGCCTGGTGGAAACCCGCCAAGCGCTGCAGGCCAGCAACCAGCGGATGGAGGAACTGCAGACCCGGCGTGCCGGCATGCAGGAGAAGCTGGCCGGCCGAAGGGACGAACTCGCCCGCCTGCTGCGGGCCGCGTACGCGCAGGGCGACGCCGCGCCGCTGAAGGTCCTGCTGGCCCAGGACCGCGTTGCCGATGCCAACCGGCTGCTCGCCTACCACCGCTATCTGCAGGCCGACCGTGCGGCGCGGATCAAGGAACTGGGCGATCAGATGGCCGGGCTGGATGAGGTGGAGCGCGAGATTGTCCAGCGGCGCGCCGAGCTGGATGCGCAGATCGCCCAGCAGGCGCAACAGGTCGCCGAGCTGGAAAAGGAACGCAAGGATCGGGGCACCCTGGTCGCGACCCTGGACAAGACCTACAAGGATCGCCAGAGCCGCGAAAAGGCTCTGGGCCGCGATGTGCAGGGATTGGAGCAGGTGCTCAAGCAACTGCGCGCCGCCGCCGCGCGCGCCGAGGCCCAGCGCAAGGCCGCCGCGGCGAAGGCCGAGCGCGAAGCCCGTGAAGCGCGCGAGCAGGCCAGACGCGCCGGCCAACCGGCACCTCCGCGAGCGCCCACGCGACCGGTCGCCGCCGCCAGCGGTCCCAGCGTGGGCGGCGCGGGATGGCCGCTGAGCGGCAGCCTCCTCGCCGGCTACGGCGGCAAGCTTCCCGACGGCCGCCCCAGCCAGGGCATGCTGATCGGCGCCAACGCCGGTACCTCGGTGCAGGCGGTAGCGGACGGCACCGTGGTGTATGCCGAATGGATGAGCGGCTTTGGCCTGATCCTCATCATCGATCACGGCAACGGTTACATGAGCCTGTACGCGCACAACGATGCGGTGCTCCGCGACGCCGGTGATGCGGTGCGTCGCGGCGACCCGGTGTCCACCGTGGGCACCTCGGGTGGCCACGGCCGGCCGGCGCTGTATTTCGAACTGCGCCGCAATGGCGATCCGGTAAACCCGGATGTCTGGCTGAAGCGCTGAGCACGGCCTGCCACGCTTTACGAAAAATTGGGGCGCCGCGGACTACCGTGGTGTCCATCGGCGCGCCGCACCGCCTGCGCCCAACTCTCTGCCCCTGGAGTTTGTTCATGTCCATGCGCCACCTGAGTCCGCTTGTCCTTGCCATTGCCGTGGCGCTGTTGCACCCCGCAGTCGCGGCGCCGGCCGGTGCGCCCCAGGATCCGGTCCCCGAGCAGGGTCCGCCGGCCGCGGAGCAGACCGTCACGGCGGACGCGCGCACCGACCAGAGCAGCGATTCCAAGGTGCCGCTGGAGGAGATCCGCCGATACGTGGCGGTCTACAAGGCCATCAAGGCCGCCTACGTCGAGCCGGTGGACGACCACGTGCTGATGCAGTCGGCCATCCGAGGCCTGTTGCTGGACCTGGATCCGCACAGCGCCTACCTGGAGGGCGACGCGGCGGAGAACTTCAACGAGCAGTCGCGTGGCAATTACGAGGGGATCGGTGTGGAGATCCAGCGCCAGCCCGACGGCACCCTGCGGGTGATCGCGCCGATCGACGATACGCCGGCCGCTCGCGCCGGCATCAAGTCCGGCGACCTGATCGTGGCCGTGGACGGCGCGCCGCTGACGCCCTCCGACGAGGCGGCCACGTCCCTGCGCGGTGAGGCCGGCACCACCCTGGAGCTGACCGTCATCCGCGACGGCGAGACCGAGCCGCTGACCATCAAGGTCCAGCGCCAGACGATCCGGATTGCCAGCGTGCGCACGCGAATGCTGGAGCCGGGATACGGCTACGTGCGTGTGAGCGCGTTCCAGGCCGACACGGCGGCCGAGTTCGAGCGCCAGCTCGGCGAACTCGCCCAGAAGGCCGGCGGCAAATTGCGCGGCCTGGTCCTGGACCTGCGCAGCAATCCCGGGGGGCTGCTCACCGCCGCGGTGCAGATCGCCGACTCCCTGCTCGAGCAGGGCACGATCGTCAGCACCCGCGGCCGGATCGCGATCAGCGATGCGGTGTTCGGCGCCACACCGGGCGATCGCCTGGCCGGCGCCCCCGTGGTGGTGCTGGTGGATGCGGGCTCGGCCAGCGCGTCGGAGGTACTGGCCGGTGCCCTGGCCGACAACGGCCGCGCGCTGGTCATGGGCAGCCGCACCTTCGGCAAGGGTTCGGTGCAGACCCTGCTGCCGCTGGACAATGGCGACTCGGTCAAGCTCACTACCGCCCGCTACTACACGCCCAGCGGCAAATCCATCCAGGCGCTGGGCATCGTGCCCGACATTGTGCTCAAGCCCGACGCGGACGCCGGCAATGGCGGCCGCAAGGGTTACACGGAGGCCAGCCTGCCGGGCCATCTGGGCATCGAGGGCGGTGGCGCCGATGACGCGATGCAGGGCGAGGTGCTGGAAGGCGACAGCTACATCGACCTGGCGCTGGCAGAACTGAAGAAACTTCCCGCTGGGTCGTTGCCGAAGCCGGCGGTGGAGAACACCAAGGGCGCGAGAGTCCCCGCTCAGTAACCGCGTCGGCGGCGCAGGCGGCGGGCAATCCCGGCCCGCGCAATCAGGGCGAACGCACCGCCGAAGGCAAACCCGGCCACGTGCGCGGACCATGCGACCGCGCCAAATGCCGGGCCGATGTAGGTAAACACCACCTGCAGCAGCGCCCACACGCCGATCAGCAGCGGGGCGGGCATCTTGACGAACTGCAGGAACAGGCCCAGCGGCACCACCACACCCAGGCGAGCGCCCGGAAACAGCGCCAGGTAGGCGCCGATCAGGGCCGACACCGCGCCGCTGGCACCGATGATCAGCCGGTCCGGCGTGGAGATCGCCAGCACCGCGGCCAGGTTGGCCACCGCCCCGCCCAGCAGGAACAGCAGCACGAACCGCCACGGTCCCATCGCCCGTTCGGCAGGCAGGCCGAAGATGAGCAGGAACACCAGGTTGCCCAGCAGATGGGCCCAGTCGGCGTGCAGGAACAGCGCGCTCACCAGCCGCAGCAGATTTCCGTCTGCCAACGAATCGCGCCACGCCATCGGCGTGGTCAGCCCGCCCGAAAGCGCTCCCCACTCCAGCAGCAGCGCGTGTTGCTCGCTCGCCGGCAGCAATGCGCCCCAGGTGAAGCACAGCCACAGCGCGGCGAACAGCAACGGTGTTGCCCATCGCAGTGGCGGCTTCTGGCGCGAGGGAATCGCAATGAACACGTCGGGCACCGGATCCGGGGAACACGATGATACGGGTCGCCGCGCGCAGCCTTGCCGGGCCAGGCCGGGCGGCCGCAGCATACCGTGACGTACGTCATTGTTAGCGCAACGTTAATTGCCGCGTTATAGTGCGGGCGGCGCCCTATGGCGGCAACCCCGGCGCGTGCCGGACACCGGCCCCCGCCGGTGCTCCAGGCAGGCGCGAAAACCCGTTCCGGAGAGAGAATTCCCATGCAGCATGCACACAGCATCACCCGCCTGACGGCACTGGTCATCGGCATCGCCGGAGCGCTGGCGATGGGGCACGCCCACGGCGCCGCCTTCCAGCTCAAGGAAAACAGCGCCAAGGGACTGGGCCGGGCGTTTGCCGGTTCCACCAGCGCCCCCGGCGATGCCTCGGTGGTCGCGACCAACCCGGCCGCGATGCGCCACCTGGACGGCCGCCAGATCCAGGCCGACCTGAGCGCGATCAGCTTCTCGGCGGATTTTGAAGGCAGCGGCCGCCACGTCGGCCCGACCGGCCCGGGCACCGGCATGCCGGTTTCCGGTGGCAACGGCGGCGACGCCGGCATGATCGCGCCCGTCCCGGCGGCGTATTTCCATATGCCGATGGGCGAGAGCGCGCACTTCGGTGTCTCGCTGACCGCGCCGTTCGGCTTCAAGACCGACTACGACCGCAACTGGGTCGGCCGCTACCAGGGCGTCACCACCGACCTGAAGGCCATCGACCTGGGACTGTCGGCGTCCTACGACGTCAACCCCTACCTCTCCTTCGGCGCCTCGGTGTTCGTTGAGCACCTGACCATCGAGTTGAGCAACGCGATCGACTTCGGCACCGCGATCTACGCCCAGGGCGGCGGCGCGGCCGGCTTCGCGCCCGGCAACGCCGATGGCTTCGTCACCATCGAAGGCGACAACAACGCGGTGGGTTACACCATCGGCGGCCTGTTCAGCCCGAGCGAGAACACCCACATCGGCCTGAGCTACCGGTCCAAGGTCAAGCACAAGATCACCGGTGGCGACGCGGACTTCACCGTGCCTGCCAACGCGGCCGCGTTCCTGTCGGTCTACGCCCCGGGCCAGTACGTCGACACCAAGGGCCGTGCCGAGCTGACCCTGCCGGCATCGGCGACGCTCAGCGTCACCCACAACGTCAACGACCGCTGGTCGGTGATGGGCGACGTGTCGCGCACCGCGTGGAAGACCTCGTTTGACTCGGTGACCCTGCAGTTCGATTCGGCCCAGGCCGACAACGTCCTGGCGTTCAAGTACGACGACACCACGTTTATCTCGCTGGGCACCGAGTACCGGATGAGCGACACCGTCACCCTGCGCGGCGGCGTTGCCTACGACGAGACCCCGACCAGCGACGCGCACCGCGACGTGCGCGTGCCGGACGTGACCCGCAAGTGGCTGTCGCTGGGCGTCGGCTGGACTCCGTCGGAGCGCATGGAGTTCAACGTCGGTTACACGCACCTTTTCACCAAGGATCCGACCATCAACAACGTATCGGCCACCGCCAGCACCCTGGTCGGCAGCTACGACGTCGGCGGCGACATCCTGGCGGCCTCGATCAACTACAAGTTCTGATCGATTCCATCTGCTGAAGAAAGCCCCGCTCCGGCGGGGTTTTTTTTCGCCAGGACGTGCAGGATCAAGGAAAGCGCCGTCGCGGGATACCAGATTCCGGTCGGTGTATCCGCATGCGGCGGTGGCGCATCGGCGGCTCTGAGGGTGGCGTCCAGTCCGCTGTCCTGGGCGTAGATCGGCGCGTCCACTGCCAAGGGACGAGCGCGCGGAAGCTCACGATGCAACGTCTGGTAGAGCACCATCGCATTGAGAAGCGTCAGATCGCGTCCCGGATGCATGCCTTCGGTGGCGAACCATTCCAGTTCCGGCTTCGTTGCGATGAGCTCGCGCAGCGTCTCGGATACTTCGGCATAACCCATTCCCGCCGCGTTGCTCGCCGCGGTCTCCGCCGCAACCAGCTGCTTTGAGACCTCGGGCTTTGGCTGGTAGCTGCCCAGCATGACGCCGCTGACGCCGTGTTTTCTGGCGATGCCCGCCAAAGTCATCGTTGCCTCACGCGATTCGACACAGGAGTCGGGGCCGAACGAGCACAGCAGGTCGCCGCCTCGTTCCTGGATCACCAGTGTGTCGTAGCGTCCAGTCTGCAATGCCTGCTCCACCTGGCCGTCTGCGACTCGCTGCGCCAACGTGGCGCCGCCCTCCACGATCATATCGCTCGACGCCGGGTGACCGTTCGCCGTGCTCAGTGCTGCGTACACAGCAGGGGTGTTGCCATAGTAGGTA
This genomic interval from Lysobacter ciconiae contains the following:
- a CDS encoding MAPEG family protein → MTLATAYWCVLAAALLPYVWTVVAKLSGGERFDNNDPRAWLARQKSRRTARANAAQLNAFEAFPAFAAAVVLAQLAGVDHGRIALLALAFVLARLLHGVFYLADRATPRSIVWFVGLACVITLLVQAALAVA
- a CDS encoding M28 family metallopeptidase, whose product is MSRIPLLPAMSLVAAALVLAACNKVEDTPTPAAAEQAATQSDAGAISAADFAERVKVLSSDEFGGRAPGSAGEEKTVAWLEAQFRELGLKPGNGESYFQEVPMVETTADESTKLKLKVAGKPRELAFGSDMVIGTRSGQTRVDINDSDMVFVGYGVNAPELGWNDYAGVDVKGKTVVMFINDPGFHTDDPQLFEGKRMTYYGRWTYKFEEAARQGASAALIIHDTDGASYGWDVVKNSWSGAQFDLAPADDPEPRLPAQGWITADVARSLLADTGHHLDELYTAANKTGFQAIPLDASMSVDLTSTVTRKSSTNVMALLPGSSRPDEAIVYMAHWDHLGDHREADTDPAEDTIYNGAIDNATGVAGILGVAQAFVAQTPAPQRSVLFLAVTLEESGLLGSKYYVAHPSIPLDKTVAVINIDAMSVAGPSRDMTVVGKGSSELEDILARHAEAQGRTLNAEATPESGFYFRSDHFNFAKAGVPALYASGGDDLVDGGVSAGKAAAEDYGRNRYHQPADEFDPDWNLDGVVQDLEALYGVGRDLADNDQWPNWYEGNAFRAARDSLMKTSAQ
- a CDS encoding DUF4097 family beta strand repeat-containing protein, translated to MQSRQLMILVSLAAGIAIGGGLPLPAIAAQDDISKVTGSVDVAADARVGDVDTVNGSIAIDTNAQAGAVSTVNGSIKLADAVRAGELSTVNGSVRAGRNVRTGEVSTVNGQIFIDRGSNVAGDLSTVNGAIGLVGTRVEGDIEMVNGDLTVGANSHVLGGIHYDKPGFQWLSLGKKLPRVVVGPGAQVDGDMVFERDVDLYVHQSARIGKVTGATAKTWSGDKAPPQD
- the gpmI gene encoding 2,3-bisphosphoglycerate-independent phosphoglycerate mutase; this translates as MPVTAPDALRPVVLLILDGWGHREEREDNALAQAHLPHWHALLASSPHTLIHTEGRHVGLPDGQMGNSEVGHMNLGAGRVVYQDLTRIDAAIGEGSFFRNAELLAACTAARDNAATLHLLGLLSPGGVHSHEDHLFAMIDLARREGVDRVAVHAFLDGRDMPPRSAAPSLSRLQSACEHAGNARIATVSGRYYAMDRDRRWDRMRKAWDAIVEGHATQHADDAEAALVAAYARGENDEFVEPTVIGAPSPIVDGDAVVFMNFRADRARQLTAAFVDPDFDGFPARRPALSRFVCLTEYDANLPAQVAFGAEDLHNTLGEVLAHNGLRQLRIAETEKYAHVTFFFSGGREAPYVGESRILIPSPDVATYDLQPEMSCPEVTRELVAAIRSGEIDVAICNIANPDMVGHSGNLEAAIKAVEAVDVAIGAIVAAVREVGGALLVTADHGNVEMMRDAATGQPHTSHTVGPVPLVYVGPRPAGLRPGGSLRDIAPTLLDLLGLPRPAEMTGRSLLTDGRAD
- a CDS encoding murein hydrolase activator EnvC family protein — protein: MRNACASATFALALALLCLLRAPAHAQDRNDAERKLQSAKKELKAVASERREVEARRGAATRELRQADERVAAANRRLVETRQALQASNQRMEELQTRRAGMQEKLAGRRDELARLLRAAYAQGDAAPLKVLLAQDRVADANRLLAYHRYLQADRAARIKELGDQMAGLDEVEREIVQRRAELDAQIAQQAQQVAELEKERKDRGTLVATLDKTYKDRQSREKALGRDVQGLEQVLKQLRAAAARAEAQRKAAAAKAEREAREAREQARRAGQPAPPRAPTRPVAAASGPSVGGAGWPLSGSLLAGYGGKLPDGRPSQGMLIGANAGTSVQAVADGTVVYAEWMSGFGLILIIDHGNGYMSLYAHNDAVLRDAGDAVRRGDPVSTVGTSGGHGRPALYFELRRNGDPVNPDVWLKR
- a CDS encoding rhomboid family intramembrane serine protease; the protein is MFIAIPSRQKPPLRWATPLLFAALWLCFTWGALLPASEQHALLLEWGALSGGLTTPMAWRDSLADGNLLRLVSALFLHADWAHLLGNLVFLLIFGLPAERAMGPWRFVLLFLLGGAVANLAAVLAISTPDRLIIGASGAVSALIGAYLALFPGARLGVVVPLGLFLQFVKMPAPLLIGVWALLQVVFTYIGPAFGAVAWSAHVAGFAFGGAFALIARAGIARRLRRRRGY
- a CDS encoding outer membrane protein transport protein, which gives rise to MQHAHSITRLTALVIGIAGALAMGHAHGAAFQLKENSAKGLGRAFAGSTSAPGDASVVATNPAAMRHLDGRQIQADLSAISFSADFEGSGRHVGPTGPGTGMPVSGGNGGDAGMIAPVPAAYFHMPMGESAHFGVSLTAPFGFKTDYDRNWVGRYQGVTTDLKAIDLGLSASYDVNPYLSFGASVFVEHLTIELSNAIDFGTAIYAQGGGAAGFAPGNADGFVTIEGDNNAVGYTIGGLFSPSENTHIGLSYRSKVKHKITGGDADFTVPANAAAFLSVYAPGQYVDTKGRAELTLPASATLSVTHNVNDRWSVMGDVSRTAWKTSFDSVTLQFDSAQADNVLAFKYDDTTFISLGTEYRMSDTVTLRGGVAYDETPTSDAHRDVRVPDVTRKWLSLGVGWTPSERMEFNVGYTHLFTKDPTINNVSATASTLVGSYDVGGDILAASINYKF